Sequence from the Chitinophagales bacterium genome:
TGACTTGACGCTCAATCAATGCCGTGTGATTCTCTATATTTATGATAAAAACTATGTAGAGCTATCTCAGATTCATCGCTATTTGAATGTAGATAAAAGTACCACTACGCGCATGATTCGTCCACTGCTTGTCAATGGTTTTATAGATAAGTTTTATCAGTTTGGTGATAAGCGCAAAATGTATCTTCGAATTTCAGAAAGTGGTATGGAAAATGTCGCTCAGATCAAACACGAATTTGACCAATTAGCTTATAACTCCCTACTAAAAGTACCAGCTGGTAAGCGAGATTTTACCTTTCAGACGGTAAGAGATTTTTTGAAGATCATCTAATAACTAGTAGCTAGTTTCTAACTCCATTCAAATTTTAACTGCTCAATCAAACTCTCTGGTAGTTGTGGTAGTTCTGCCTTAGGTACCATCAAGGTGGTTATGGTTTGTATATCTCCGAATATCGAGTGTTTCA
This genomic interval carries:
- a CDS encoding MarR family transcriptional regulator, which gives rise to MTYHKQHLEEVLDIIFQWDKALRTLERKFNKDFDLTLNQCRVILYIYDKNYVELSQIHRYLNVDKSTTTRMIRPLLVNGFIDKFYQFGDKRKMYLRISESGMENVAQIKHEFDQLAYNSLLKVPAGKRDFTFQTVRDFLKII